Proteins encoded within one genomic window of Rhododendron vialii isolate Sample 1 chromosome 1a, ASM3025357v1:
- the LOC131304098 gene encoding protein NLP2-like, which produces MVVLRESGELESDEPTEESSFEELNCSYSSPPPPTTYSPPWGPANFPDFPPSPTYFAVWGPTYFPPSAPSFPLYLPASPPPPSPSTSSTLCVRTRLTFSHDFQNQQHENVVDLIVVHFALFVDYLIEDRGGALNVINGLEGGALNVINGLELGALNALDFEDVYEDLPFEFNELEHQQEDIVDQLAVDYARVDHSVIGYMGDGLDVISGGGVSKVNGVEHSLGQALSTTPEPSVVIFTDKLSIKLWLGHRGQWVADIRYGWNWLNLGTFRTVEGAPLAAESVKRWRGGKDLFDYPRPFMTENGSESLQLPPTAQEENQDDGIGSEGTRECAMADQGHFNSGGLEKKENKGKEPRGERRKKKANGVRIAIPLDNILQTKGMCLKAAANHLKVSISKLKSSCREYGILRWPPRNEHKLIRQSFPKETPVVVDQEGIPQLTSRTVPSNQALTATVDTNSVVEKEIPLLQFLPTAQQENPGAGFGNNEAEAIGVGVEGTWEAVMEEAQLNSGCLGKKGKRKVNTPGGERGNNRTDGVRIAIPKEDILQTKGMRLIDAAKHLEVSKSTLKRVCREYDIYRWPPRKEQELIGQSRLNSSPAVVDQEQIQQLNPDTLLSSNQVSATSDTYSVKVKVRCEEGTIMFRLSYPWRKVELEQQVKERLSFEAGTYKIEYKDEDDELILINCDKDLEECISSSSAGGSRSIELFLKLK; this is translated from the exons ATGGTTGTGCTTAGGGAGAGTGGAGAATTGGAATCGGACGAGCCTACTGAAGAATCCTCCTTCGAGGAGTTGAACTGCTCGTATTCCTCTCCGCCTCCGCCGACCACATATTCCCCTCCGTGGGGGCCCGCAAATTTCCCGGATTTTCCTCCGTCGCCCACATATTTCGCTGTGTGGGGCCCCACATATTTCCCTCCGTCGGCACCGTCTTTTCCTTTGTATTTGCCGGCGTCGCCGCCCCCACCATCCCCATCCACTTCTAGTACTTTATGTGTACGGACTAGACTTACTTTTTCGCATGATTTCCAAAATCAACAGCACGAGAACGTCGTTGACCTGATCGTCGTACACTTTGCGTTGTTTGTGGATTACCTAATTGAGGACAGGGGCGGTGCGCTGAATGTGATCAACGGGTTGGAAGGCGGTGCGCTGAATGTGATCAACGGGTTGGAACTCGGTGCGCTGAATGCGTTGGACTTCGAGGACGTATATGAAGATTTGCCGTTTGAGTTCAACGAGTTGGAACACCAACAGGAGGACATCGTTGACCAGCTGGCCGTAGACTACGCGAGAGTGGATCATAGTGTAATTGGGTACATGGGCGATGGGTTGGATGTGATCTCAGGAGGGGGAGTTTCCAAGGTCAACGGGGTGGAACACAGCCTAGGTCAGGCCTTGTCTACGACTCCAGAACCATCGGTTGTAATATTTACGGACAAGCTCTCCATAAAATTGTGGCTGGGACACCGCGGCCAATGGGTGGCCGATATTCGTTACGGGTGGAATTGGCTCAACCTCGGCACCTTCAGAACCGTCGAGGGCGCCCCCTTAGCCGCTGAATCTGTAAAAAGGTGGAGGGGAGGGAAGGATCTTTTCGATTACCCTCGACCTTTCATGACTGAAAACGGATCAGAATCGCTGCAGTTGCCACCGACGGCACAAGAAGAGAACCAAGATGATGGAATTGGCAGTGAGGGAACAAGGGAATGTGCAATGGCAGACCAGGGCCATTTTAATTCCGGGGGtttggaaaaaaaggaaaacaagggaaaagaacccaggggagagagaagaaagaagaaagcaaaTGGAGTTAGAATTGCAATTCCTTTGGATAATATCTTACAAACTAAGGGAATGTGTCTTAAAGCTGCTGCAAATCATCTCAAag TTAGCATTTCTAAATTGAAGAGTTCTTGTCGGGAGTATGGAATCCTCAGATGGCCACCTCGCAATGAACACAAACTTATCCGGCAATCTTTTCCCAAAGAAACTCCCGTGGTTGTCGATCAAGAGGGAATCCCACAGTTGACTTCTCGTACTGTGCCATCTAATCAAGCCTTGACGGCTACAGTTGACACAAATAGTGTTGTTGAAAAGGAAATTCCACTACTGCAGTTTTTGCCTACAGCTCAACAAGAGAACCCTGGTGCGGGTTTTGGCAACAATGAAGCTGAAGCAATTGGAGTGGGGGTTGAGGGAACATGGGAGGCTGTAATGGAAGAGGCCCAATTGAATTCTGGGTGTTTggggaaaaaagggaaaaggaagGTAAATACCccaggaggagagagaggtaaCAACAGAACTGATGGAGTTAGAATTGCAATTCCAAAGGAAGATATCTTACAAACTAAGGGAATGCGCCTTATAGATGCTGCGAAGCATCTCGAAG TTAGCAAATCTACGCTTAAGCGAGTCTGTCGGGAGTATGATATCTACAGATGGCCACCACGCAAGGAACAAGAACTTATCGGTCAATCTCGCCTCAACAGCTCTCCCGCGGTTGTAGATCAAGAGCAAATCCAACAATTGAATCCTGATACGCTGCTGTCTTCTAATCAAGTCTCGGCTACTAGCGATACATATAGTGTGAAGGTAAAGGTAAGGTGTGAAGAAGGAACCATAATGTTTCGGTTGTCTTATCCATGGCGAAAGGTAGAGCTGGAACAACAAGTGAAAGAGAGGCTGTCGTTCGAGGCTGGAACTTACAAAATCGAGTACAAAGATGAGGATGATGAGTTGATTTTAATAAATTGTGATAAGGATTTAGAGGAATGTATCTCCAGTTCTAGCGCAGGGGGCAGCCGTTCGATTGAGTTATTTCTTAAACTAAAGTAG